The following are from one region of the Nitrospirota bacterium genome:
- a CDS encoding response regulator transcription factor translates to MIKIFLVDDHPIVRSGIIKVLSNDPQISVIAEAQNAREAMDKLEEITPDVVILDITLPDESGLRVLEKIRFKYPKLPVLMLSMHSEEQYALMALKLGASGYLTKKTLPEELINAIKKVITKGRYITESLAEKLADGVDINVNKAPHEALAVRELQVMIMMASGVAPKEIAEKLCLSVKTVNTHRNNILLKMKMNNNADIIKYAVKHNLVSQDE, encoded by the coding sequence ATGATTAAAATCTTTCTGGTTGACGATCATCCTATTGTAAGGTCTGGAATTATAAAAGTCCTGTCCAACGATCCTCAAATATCTGTAATAGCGGAGGCTCAAAACGCAAGAGAGGCCATGGATAAGTTAGAAGAGATAACCCCCGACGTCGTCATATTAGACATTACCCTGCCTGATGAAAGTGGCCTTCGGGTGCTTGAGAAAATAAGGTTTAAGTATCCCAAACTGCCGGTTCTTATGCTCAGTATGCATTCTGAGGAACAGTATGCCCTGATGGCCTTAAAACTTGGTGCCTCTGGATATCTGACAAAGAAGACCCTGCCTGAGGAACTCATAAATGCAATAAAGAAGGTAATTACCAAGGGAAGGTATATAACCGAATCCCTTGCAGAAAAGCTTGCAGACGGGGTGGACATCAATGTTAACAAAGCGCCGCATGAGGCTTTGGCTGTCAGAGAGTTGCAGGTAATGATTATGATGGCCTCAGGGGTTGCCCCTAAAGAAATTGCCGAAAAACTCTGTTTAAGCGTAAAAACTGTTAATACGCACAGAAACAATATACTTTTAAAGATGAAAATGAATAACAATGCCGATATTATAAAATATGCAGTTAAACACAATCTCGT